A genomic stretch from Pirellulales bacterium includes:
- a CDS encoding proteasome-type protease, with the protein MTFCLGMKVDDGLVGIADTRVTSGSECITARKVTVFEHGRSSLFVMTSGLRSLRDKIVTYFEEVLEKEDAKFDRLYKAVNALAEQVRRTAAEDKQALEGSRLTFNFQALVGGQLEHDKEHKLYLLYPQANWVEVGPGTPYCIIGETGYGKPILDRTLKYSDRMHYALKVGCLAFDSTRISAANVDFPIDVVVYKRDSFDLICHRYEKQDLAEISHWWQERLRESVRLLPSDWVNKVIDDPAAGERDRTIPLSPGATG; encoded by the coding sequence ATGACGTTCTGTCTGGGTATGAAAGTCGATGACGGGCTGGTCGGCATCGCCGATACGCGCGTCACGTCGGGTTCGGAGTGCATCACCGCCCGCAAGGTGACGGTGTTCGAGCACGGTCGCAGCTCGCTGTTCGTGATGACCTCGGGCCTGCGCTCGCTGCGCGACAAGATCGTGACCTACTTCGAAGAGGTGTTGGAGAAAGAAGACGCCAAGTTCGACCGGCTCTACAAGGCGGTCAACGCTTTGGCCGAGCAGGTGCGCCGCACCGCCGCCGAAGACAAACAGGCTTTGGAAGGAAGCCGCCTGACGTTCAACTTTCAGGCCCTCGTGGGCGGCCAACTCGAACACGACAAAGAGCACAAGCTTTATCTGCTTTATCCGCAGGCCAACTGGGTCGAGGTGGGGCCGGGCACGCCTTACTGCATCATCGGCGAGACCGGCTACGGCAAGCCGATTCTCGACCGCACGCTCAAATACTCCGACCGCATGCACTACGCGCTCAAGGTCGGTTGCCTGGCCTTCGATTCCACGCGGATCAGCGCCGCCAACGTCGACTTTCCCATCGACGTGGTGGTTTACAAGCGAGACAGCTTCGACCTGATCTGCCACCGCTATGAGAAACAGGACTTGGCGGAGATCTCCCACTGGTGGCAAGAGCGGCTGCGTGAATCGGTGCGTCTTCTGCCCAGCGACTGGGTAAACAAGGTGATCGACGACCCGGCCGCCGGCGAGCGCGACCGCACGATTCCGCTGAGTCCCGGCGCCACGGGGTAG
- a CDS encoding alpha-E domain-containing protein codes for MLSRVADSVYWMTAYLERADNVARFIDTNLNLMLDLGDEIGEQWQPLIDTTGDHEPFAHKYGPATRESVFQFLIFDRENSNSILSCLEAARENARMIREIIPSVMWEEINKFYLLVRNQSRRNDLDDARRVLDQVKRSSQTIVGIAESTMSRGEAWHFARVGRLLERADKTSRILDVKYFLLLPTAAEVGTPVDVIQWTALLNSASALEMYRKVRGRITPTAVADFLILNRRFPRSMHFCLIEAELSLHAISGSALGTFQNDAEQQLGRLRSEFDFVRVEDIVYEGLHEFIDRFQQRLNLVGRAISDTFFATRPMPGMALQEAAQ; via the coding sequence ATGCTGAGCCGCGTCGCCGATTCGGTCTACTGGATGACCGCCTACCTGGAGCGGGCCGACAACGTGGCCCGCTTCATCGATACCAATCTGAACCTGATGCTCGACCTGGGCGACGAGATCGGCGAGCAGTGGCAGCCGCTCATCGACACCACCGGCGACCACGAGCCGTTCGCCCACAAGTACGGCCCGGCAACTCGCGAAAGCGTGTTCCAGTTTCTGATCTTCGACCGCGAGAATTCCAACTCCATCTTGTCTTGCCTGGAAGCGGCGCGTGAAAACGCCCGCATGATCCGCGAGATCATCCCCTCGGTCATGTGGGAAGAGATCAACAAGTTTTATCTGCTGGTGCGGAACCAAAGCCGGCGGAACGATCTCGACGACGCCCGCCGCGTGCTCGATCAGGTGAAGCGATCGAGCCAGACGATTGTGGGCATCGCCGAATCGACGATGTCGCGGGGCGAGGCCTGGCATTTTGCCCGTGTGGGCCGGCTGCTGGAGCGGGCCGACAAAACCTCGCGCATTCTGGACGTGAAGTATTTTTTGCTGCTGCCGACGGCCGCCGAAGTGGGCACGCCGGTGGATGTCATCCAGTGGACCGCGCTGTTGAATTCGGCCAGCGCGCTGGAGATGTACCGCAAGGTGCGGGGCCGCATCACGCCGACCGCCGTGGCCGACTTTCTGATTCTCAACCGGCGCTTCCCGCGCTCCATGCACTTCTGCCTGATCGAAGCCGAGCTGTCGCTGCACGCCATCAGCGGCTCGGCGCTGGGCACGTTTCAGAACGACGCCGAGCAGCAGTTGGGCCGGCTGCGGTCCGAGTTTGACTTCGTCCGCGTGGAGGATATTGTGTATGAAGGCCTGCACGAATTCATCGATCGCTTTCAGCAGCGGCTGAATCTGGTCGGCCGGGCCATTTCCGACACCTTTTTCGCCACCCGGCCCATGCCGGGAATGGCCCTCCAAGAGGCGGCGCAATGA
- a CDS encoding circularly permuted type 2 ATP-grasp protein — protein sequence MKFDDYLTEGFYDEMFQADGRPRATSAALFERLSTLSDGELQRRQKAADLTLLDMGITFNVYGHADGTEKVWPLDLVPRIVPGDEWDFIERGLKQRIRALNLFIDDVYHKRQILRDGVVPEELLTSAKCLLDACTGLSPPGGIWCHVTGTDLVRDGDGQMYVLEDNLRCPSGVSYVLENREVMKRTMPLAFEGLRILPVEDYPERLLETLQHVAPPGIGGPNVVVLTPGVYNAAYFEHSFLAQQMGVELVEGRDLVVADGHVCTRTTKGLKRVDVIYRRIDDTFLDPRTFKADSALGIPGLMDVFRAGRVALANAPGTGVADDKAVYAFVPQIVRYYLGEDILLPNVPTYTCWDAKQCSHVLAHLQELVIKPTNESGGYGIVIGPRASRQELDDCAARIRANPRNFIAQPMLALSRVPTIIGDHLEGRHVDLRPYILYGKDIYVLPGGLTRVALKKGSLVVNSSQGGGSKDTWVLSGLPNGIRERCASPAAARTPTRSPLRPEHTPC from the coding sequence ATGAAGTTCGACGACTATCTCACCGAGGGCTTCTATGATGAAATGTTTCAGGCCGATGGCCGGCCCCGCGCGACTTCAGCCGCCTTGTTCGAACGGCTCTCGACATTGTCAGACGGCGAGTTGCAGCGCCGGCAAAAAGCGGCCGACCTCACGCTGCTCGACATGGGCATCACCTTCAACGTTTACGGTCATGCCGACGGAACCGAAAAGGTCTGGCCGCTCGACTTAGTGCCGCGGATCGTCCCCGGCGACGAGTGGGACTTCATCGAGCGCGGCCTGAAACAGCGCATCCGAGCACTCAACCTGTTCATCGACGACGTCTATCACAAGCGGCAGATCCTCCGCGACGGCGTGGTGCCCGAAGAGCTGCTCACTTCCGCCAAGTGCCTCCTCGATGCCTGCACCGGGCTGTCGCCGCCCGGCGGCATCTGGTGCCATGTGACGGGCACCGACTTGGTGCGCGACGGCGACGGGCAAATGTATGTGCTCGAAGACAACCTGCGTTGTCCCTCCGGCGTGTCCTACGTGCTCGAAAATCGCGAGGTGATGAAGCGCACCATGCCGCTGGCCTTCGAGGGGCTGCGCATTTTGCCCGTCGAAGATTATCCGGAACGGCTGTTGGAAACGCTGCAGCACGTCGCTCCGCCTGGCATAGGCGGGCCGAACGTGGTCGTGCTCACGCCGGGCGTTTACAACGCGGCTTATTTCGAGCATTCCTTCCTGGCCCAGCAAATGGGCGTCGAGCTGGTCGAAGGCCGCGACCTGGTGGTGGCCGACGGCCATGTCTGCACGCGCACCACCAAAGGGCTGAAGCGCGTGGATGTGATCTATCGCCGCATCGACGACACCTTCCTCGATCCACGCACCTTCAAGGCCGACTCGGCACTGGGCATTCCGGGGCTGATGGATGTGTTCCGCGCCGGCCGCGTGGCCTTGGCCAATGCGCCGGGCACCGGCGTGGCCGACGACAAGGCCGTTTACGCCTTCGTGCCCCAGATCGTCCGCTATTATCTCGGCGAAGACATCCTTCTGCCCAACGTGCCCACCTACACCTGTTGGGATGCCAAGCAATGCTCGCACGTGCTGGCTCATCTCCAGGAACTGGTGATCAAGCCCACCAACGAATCGGGCGGATATGGCATCGTCATCGGACCGAGGGCCAGCCGGCAAGAGCTGGACGATTGTGCCGCTCGGATTCGGGCCAACCCCCGCAACTTCATCGCCCAGCCGATGCTCGCCCTGTCGCGCGTGCCGACGATCATTGGCGACCACCTCGAAGGCCGGCACGTCGATCTGCGGCCCTACATTCTTTACGGCAAAGACATCTACGTGTTGCCGGGCGGGCTGACCCGCGTGGCCCTCAAAAAAGGTTCGCTGGTCGTCAACTCGTCGCAAGGAGGCGGCAGCAAAGACACCTGGGTCTTGTCTGGCCTGCCGAACGGAATCCGCGAGCGGTGCGCCTCGCCGGCCGCGGCCCGAACGCCCACACGATCACCGCTTCGCCCCGAGCACACGCCATGCTGA
- a CDS encoding putative zinc-binding metallopeptidase produces MRTYSCTCGNRLFFENNRCLNCGLELAFCPQCRRLSPIRLDPDGLYRCCHDDCQAQVVKCDNYRRHQVCNRAVLWSGAASRQHLCDCCCYNEMIPDLSVPGNRGRWYRLEAAKRRLIYGLDLLGLPRDAADGPPRLTFQFLADTEDPRRPGAAQQAVTGHCQGRITINIREADDDERERLRVQFGEAHRTLIGHFRHEIGHYYWERLVRGRVEGEFKAAFGDHEQPGYGEALERYYQFGAPADWAERCLSAYAAMHPWEDFAETFGAYLDMVCLLDSARNQGLPGSGATQPSLDTMLLDYHQIGIAMNEMNRSVGLVDLVPEVFVAPIVSKLRFVHQLVCKASPLP; encoded by the coding sequence GTGCGGACTTATAGTTGTACTTGTGGCAACCGGCTGTTTTTCGAGAACAACCGCTGCTTGAACTGCGGCTTGGAGCTGGCGTTTTGCCCGCAATGTCGCCGGCTGTCGCCCATCCGGCTCGACCCCGATGGCCTCTATCGCTGCTGCCATGACGACTGCCAGGCGCAAGTGGTCAAGTGCGACAACTATCGCCGCCATCAGGTGTGCAACCGCGCGGTGCTTTGGTCGGGTGCCGCGTCGCGCCAACATTTGTGCGATTGCTGCTGTTACAACGAGATGATTCCCGACCTTTCGGTGCCGGGCAACCGCGGCCGCTGGTATCGTCTGGAGGCCGCCAAGCGCCGTCTGATCTACGGCCTCGACCTGCTGGGGCTGCCGCGCGACGCTGCCGACGGGCCGCCGCGGCTGACGTTTCAGTTTCTGGCCGACACCGAGGATCCGCGGCGCCCCGGCGCGGCGCAGCAGGCCGTCACCGGGCATTGCCAGGGGCGCATCACCATCAACATCCGCGAGGCCGACGACGACGAGCGCGAGCGGCTGCGCGTGCAATTCGGCGAGGCGCACCGCACGCTGATCGGACATTTTCGCCATGAAATCGGTCATTATTATTGGGAGCGGTTGGTCCGCGGCCGCGTCGAAGGCGAGTTCAAGGCGGCCTTCGGCGACCACGAGCAGCCCGGCTACGGCGAAGCCCTGGAGCGATATTACCAGTTCGGGGCGCCCGCCGACTGGGCCGAGCGCTGTCTGAGTGCCTACGCCGCGATGCATCCCTGGGAGGATTTTGCCGAGACGTTCGGCGCCTATCTCGACATGGTCTGTCTGCTGGACAGTGCCCGTAATCAAGGTCTTCCCGGCAGCGGCGCCACGCAGCCCTCGCTCGATACGATGCTGCTCGACTACCACCAGATCGGCATTGCCATGAACGAGATGAACCGCAGCGTGGGGCTGGTCGATCTGGTGCCCGAAGTTTTCGTGGCGCCCATCGTCAGCAAGCTCCGCTTCGTCCACCAACTCGTATGCAAAGCGTCGCCGCTCCCCTGA
- the tatC gene encoding twin-arginine translocase subunit TatC, translating to MLKRDEDYFKDTTMTFGEHLEDLRACLVKAVLGLAIGVGIGLYFGDYIVKLIEDPLVAALGDFYLTEATKTYAEWHKERTEAGLPVPYTIKQVEHLVRDRQYLFEIRYLDPVQLLIALGDSDPRVKKLAPKPHGPDAVVEPKDLVPAFFWHPVAEDERISPTVLSVQEGFMIWFKAACVFGIVLSSPWVFYQIWAFVAAGLYPHEKKYIHVFLPFSIGLFLLGAGMAYLFVFQPVLGFLFGISGALGFKIDPRISEWMGFVIFLPLGFGISFQLPLVMLFLERLGIFNVQAYMQRWRIAILVIFVLSAILTPADPYTIFFMAIPLTVLYFGGVLLCHWLPRGRITPDAAE from the coding sequence ATGCTCAAGCGCGACGAGGACTACTTCAAAGACACCACCATGACCTTCGGGGAACACCTCGAAGACCTGCGCGCGTGCCTGGTGAAGGCGGTGCTGGGCCTGGCCATCGGCGTCGGCATCGGGCTGTATTTCGGCGACTACATCGTCAAGCTGATCGAAGATCCCTTGGTCGCCGCCCTGGGCGACTTTTACCTGACCGAGGCCACCAAGACCTACGCCGAGTGGCACAAAGAGCGGACCGAGGCCGGACTGCCGGTCCCTTACACAATCAAGCAGGTCGAGCACCTGGTGAGAGACCGGCAGTACCTGTTCGAAATCCGCTACCTCGATCCGGTCCAACTGCTCATCGCGCTGGGCGACAGCGACCCGCGAGTAAAAAAGCTGGCGCCCAAACCGCACGGGCCGGACGCCGTCGTCGAGCCGAAGGACCTGGTGCCGGCGTTCTTCTGGCATCCGGTCGCGGAGGATGAGCGGATCAGCCCCACGGTGCTGAGCGTCCAGGAAGGCTTCATGATCTGGTTCAAGGCGGCCTGCGTGTTCGGCATCGTCCTTTCCAGTCCCTGGGTGTTTTATCAGATCTGGGCCTTCGTGGCGGCCGGGCTTTATCCGCACGAGAAGAAGTATATCCACGTCTTTCTGCCGTTCAGCATCGGGTTGTTTCTGCTGGGCGCGGGGATGGCCTACCTGTTCGTGTTCCAGCCCGTGCTCGGTTTTCTGTTCGGCATCAGCGGCGCGCTGGGCTTCAAGATCGACCCGCGCATCAGCGAGTGGATGGGGTTTGTGATCTTTCTGCCGCTGGGCTTCGGCATCAGCTTCCAGCTTCCGCTGGTGATGCTGTTCTTGGAACGGCTGGGCATCTTCAACGTGCAAGCCTATATGCAGCGGTGGCGGATCGCCATCCTGGTGATCTTCGTGCTTTCCGCCATCCTTACGCCCGCCGATCCCTACACGATCTTCTTCATGGCCATCCCGCTCACCGTTCTCTATTTTGGCGGCGTTTTGCTCTGCCACTGGCTGCCCCGCGGGCGAATTACCCCAGACGCCGCGGAATAA
- a CDS encoding flagellar biosynthesis anti-sigma factor FlgM, translating into MQIYGPAQLHGPQAISSPHVRPASSDPAGSLQPAQDELQISDAGRLVDLANQVPDIRQNRVDSIRAQIAAGTYETPDKLDAALNRFLDEVA; encoded by the coding sequence ATGCAAATTTACGGTCCTGCGCAGTTACACGGTCCGCAAGCGATCAGCTCGCCGCACGTTCGGCCCGCGTCGTCCGATCCGGCAGGCTCATTGCAGCCCGCCCAAGACGAGTTGCAGATTTCCGACGCCGGCCGCCTGGTCGACCTGGCCAACCAGGTTCCGGACATCCGACAAAACCGCGTCGACTCGATCCGCGCCCAGATTGCGGCCGGCACCTACGAGACGCCCGACAAGCTCGACGCGGCCTTGAACCGGTTCTTGGACGAAGTGGCGTAA
- a CDS encoding BON domain-containing protein, with amino-acid sequence MSEQRNRPPLSEFLIDPAPVYHPATPDSRGEKLAARIARVVTRRTAGSVQNLRVEVRRDGVFLDGQCPSYYAKQLAQQAAMTLADDKPLTNRIEVV; translated from the coding sequence ATGAGCGAGCAACGCAATCGACCCCCGCTTTCCGAATTCTTGATCGACCCGGCACCCGTCTACCATCCGGCCACGCCCGATTCGCGCGGCGAAAAGCTGGCGGCCCGCATCGCCCGCGTCGTCACTCGCCGTACCGCGGGCTCGGTGCAGAACCTGCGCGTGGAAGTGCGGCGCGACGGAGTGTTTCTCGACGGCCAATGTCCGAGCTACTACGCCAAGCAGCTCGCGCAACAGGCCGCGATGACTCTGGCCGACGACAAGCCGCTTACGAATCGCATCGAAGTGGTCTAA
- a CDS encoding phospholipid carrier-dependent glycosyltransferase — MNSKLRLAAMIAVAVALRWADIGQLSLAHFDEGVLVSGAFGVWLNGLWHFPLSQPLQAPPLLPWMVAAAFGITQTPWPIMGIYLSATVGVATVVIYFYWLRRLYDDWLALAGAGLLAASDLHVAFSRMALTDVTLTFFFVLGGYLLSQMATTAPQPRASGRATQLGPLAAWAIGVGLATGAAWNTKYNGWMLLAMAATTWLIVALRGSLLDRGDTDGKPSFARPAMIVALFVAALVAVGCFAPWYRYVEQTYPGGYAAVTRNHLRYVGRLDDWPPRAARLWTSLSAFRHYGWLITLLASAVAGGYFARRVPPAHRRTGPQARSGMAVLVVICGLGAIAVSGGDATLFILAAFAIAPALIWGRWCEIFFAVWAGAFLVLTPFYHPYTRLLVPALPAVIALTVWLIATAVAPLVRGPSTSETQGRVLAPRSRSVAAGYLAAGCLAAFILAIGSHPFGLLPSRRVWDRWSTRYSYRALGDAVLDAKLRSDAMVLCQGLPAMDLYVERQWTPLEAVPFDRWLPRVAPDRECFLAVDFWGAYGENHQLALASLREHLHCFEPIAVVPNDINLATLLDYLPPAAVARHLANPWPDPQVADRRGRRVVFPARLDEPFAEVIVLYRIDRECVGRLLDKMRPSALK; from the coding sequence GTGAATTCCAAGCTGCGACTCGCTGCAATGATCGCCGTCGCGGTGGCGCTGCGCTGGGCAGACATCGGGCAGCTTTCGCTGGCTCATTTCGACGAGGGGGTGCTGGTCTCGGGTGCGTTCGGAGTGTGGCTCAACGGGCTGTGGCACTTTCCTCTTTCGCAGCCGCTACAGGCCCCGCCGCTGCTGCCGTGGATGGTGGCCGCCGCCTTCGGCATCACGCAAACGCCCTGGCCGATCATGGGCATCTACCTCTCGGCAACCGTGGGTGTCGCCACGGTGGTCATCTACTTTTACTGGCTGCGGCGGCTCTACGACGACTGGCTGGCATTGGCGGGCGCCGGACTCCTGGCCGCCAGCGACCTGCACGTCGCCTTTTCGCGCATGGCCTTGACCGATGTGACCCTCACGTTCTTCTTCGTCTTGGGCGGCTATCTGCTGAGCCAAATGGCGACCACCGCACCGCAGCCGCGGGCCAGCGGCCGAGCGACACAACTCGGCCCCTTGGCGGCATGGGCCATCGGCGTGGGACTGGCGACCGGCGCGGCATGGAACACCAAATACAACGGCTGGATGTTGCTCGCCATGGCCGCGACCACCTGGCTCATCGTGGCACTGCGCGGGTCGCTGCTCGATCGCGGTGATACCGACGGCAAACCGAGCTTCGCGCGGCCGGCCATGATCGTGGCCCTGTTTGTGGCCGCCCTGGTGGCAGTCGGCTGTTTTGCTCCCTGGTATCGTTACGTGGAACAAACCTATCCGGGCGGATATGCGGCCGTCACTCGCAACCACCTTCGCTACGTCGGCCGCCTCGACGATTGGCCACCGCGGGCGGCACGCCTCTGGACATCGCTCTCGGCGTTTCGACACTACGGCTGGTTGATTACGTTGCTTGCGTCTGCCGTCGCCGGAGGGTATTTCGCCCGACGGGTGCCGCCGGCGCATCGACGAACCGGCCCGCAGGCACGTTCGGGCATGGCCGTTCTGGTGGTCATCTGCGGTTTAGGCGCCATTGCCGTCAGCGGGGGCGATGCCACGCTGTTCATTTTGGCCGCTTTCGCCATCGCACCCGCACTCATCTGGGGGCGCTGGTGCGAAATCTTCTTCGCCGTCTGGGCCGGTGCGTTTTTGGTGCTGACTCCCTTCTATCATCCCTACACCCGGCTGCTCGTGCCCGCACTGCCTGCGGTGATTGCCCTCACCGTGTGGCTCATAGCGACCGCCGTCGCGCCCCTCGTGCGCGGACCCTCGACCAGCGAGACGCAAGGGCGCGTCTTGGCCCCTCGCAGCCGCAGCGTCGCCGCAGGGTACTTGGCGGCCGGCTGCCTTGCCGCCTTCATTTTGGCAATCGGCTCGCATCCGTTCGGTTTGCTGCCGAGTCGCAGGGTCTGGGACCGCTGGTCGACGCGGTACTCGTATCGTGCGCTGGGCGACGCCGTGCTCGACGCCAAGCTGCGGAGCGACGCCATGGTGCTCTGCCAGGGGCTGCCCGCCATGGATTTGTATGTCGAGCGACAATGGACCCCGCTGGAAGCAGTTCCCTTTGACCGCTGGCTCCCGCGCGTCGCCCCAGATCGCGAATGCTTTTTGGCGGTGGATTTTTGGGGTGCCTATGGGGAGAACCATCAGCTTGCCTTAGCCTCCCTTCGCGAACATTTACACTGCTTTGAACCGATCGCCGTGGTGCCGAACGACATCAACCTCGCGACCCTGCTGGATTATCTGCCGCCCGCCGCGGTCGCCCGACATCTCGCAAACCCTTGGCCCGATCCGCAGGTCGCCGACCGGCGCGGCCGCCGGGTCGTGTTTCCCGCGCGACTCGACGAACCGTTTGCCGAAGTGATCGTTCTCTACCGGATCGACCGCGAGTGCGTGGGCCGGCTACTTGACAAAATGCGTCCAAGTGCGCTAAAGTGA
- a CDS encoding NAD-dependent epimerase/dehydratase family protein, translating to MITLVTGATGLVGNNVVRLLLERGHRVRVLGRTGSDSRPLADLDVERATGDIRDADSLRAACRGVGRVIHAAARVHIGWSGLAEQRAVNVEGTRNVALAARDAAARLVHVSTVDTMGRGTRQCPADEETPLGRHVECPYVVTKREAEKLVLELVPQGLDAVIVNPAYMLGPWDWKPSSGRMLLAVARGQGFAAPPGGNDFCDVRDVAAGILAAAETGIAGRRYILGGHPLSYYEAWSLFAEITGRRRPMRVMRVPVVHMLGALGSLWGRITGREPDLNRAAAAMSVMEHHFSAERAVRELGYQMRSVRETAVAAWEWFVGHGYARL from the coding sequence ATGATCACGCTCGTCACCGGCGCCACCGGGCTGGTAGGCAACAATGTCGTCCGTCTGCTGCTCGAGCGCGGCCATCGCGTGCGCGTGCTGGGCCGAACGGGTTCGGACTCCCGACCGCTGGCCGATCTTGACGTGGAGCGCGCGACCGGCGATATCCGCGATGCGGATTCCTTGCGGGCAGCATGCCGCGGCGTGGGCCGTGTGATTCATGCCGCCGCCCGCGTTCACATCGGTTGGAGCGGACTCGCCGAACAGCGGGCAGTCAATGTCGAGGGGACTCGCAACGTCGCCTTGGCTGCCCGTGACGCGGCGGCGAGGCTGGTCCATGTTTCGACGGTCGACACGATGGGTCGCGGCACGCGGCAATGTCCGGCCGATGAAGAAACGCCGCTTGGGCGCCACGTCGAGTGCCCCTATGTCGTGACCAAGCGCGAGGCGGAAAAGCTCGTGCTCGAACTGGTGCCGCAAGGACTGGACGCCGTCATCGTGAACCCGGCCTACATGCTCGGGCCCTGGGACTGGAAGCCCTCGAGCGGACGCATGCTGCTGGCGGTGGCCCGCGGACAAGGGTTCGCCGCGCCGCCCGGCGGCAACGACTTTTGCGACGTCCGCGACGTGGCGGCGGGAATTCTGGCGGCGGCGGAAACGGGCATCGCCGGTCGCCGCTATATCTTGGGCGGCCACCCCCTGTCGTATTACGAAGCCTGGTCGCTGTTCGCCGAGATCACCGGACGCCGCCGACCGATGCGCGTCATGCGAGTGCCCGTCGTTCACATGTTGGGCGCTTTGGGAAGTTTGTGGGGACGAATCACTGGCCGCGAGCCCGACCTGAATCGCGCAGCGGCGGCAATGTCGGTGATGGAGCACCACTTTTCCGCCGAGCGAGCGGTCCGCGAGCTCGGCTACCAAATGCGTTCCGTTCGCGAGACCGCCGTGGCGGCCTGGGAATGGTTTGTCGGTCATGGCTACGCGCGTCTGTAG
- a CDS encoding TolC family protein: protein MLLVATAAAVGCSHQGRRRPVAATGSLPLEATLPTTRIHGQPFDDRNVGTLAEVDDALRPSLPQPAAYRALSAEQCQCLAVKASSEGDSMASERRALTITAAPHGLSEDERLKIQVLWASELEARNHSAAEALTTYYHIAQAEADRPILAKSLQEIDDALANVGRLRQHGVQVPFDDGELKRQRLALLDKQLELTGQLDQLNAKLVQLLGLSTPEVRPRLWPTADLTVVVAPSDIDLAVAVGVATRPELRLLSSLRSSLKAKNVAITRGVVGGASTLVGSQSKFTGLVSLLDFPAILGQRRANRRELPTRQRQLAEHYEQRRREVTAEIQQAVLEAESSLRRTAVEKETVVAWRAQLDELAEKKRIDEATFVDITRARLRRLEAESDEIEQIVAWKIALVKVKEAQGVLVTECQGAHCGFLDFPVIHETSGGPTAEFHTPEDGLPEPPRDAADTDETDEEPVLKNLGDPVSVLKSAAVPTTGAGGTPSQGPRGDTSIGESDLPDMAVEPPQADETVNP, encoded by the coding sequence TTGCTTCTGGTTGCGACGGCGGCCGCGGTGGGGTGCTCCCATCAGGGCCGGCGTCGGCCGGTGGCGGCGACCGGCAGTCTGCCGCTGGAAGCGACCTTGCCCACCACCCGCATTCACGGCCAGCCGTTCGACGACCGCAACGTCGGCACGCTCGCCGAAGTCGACGACGCGCTGCGACCGTCGCTACCGCAACCTGCAGCCTACCGGGCACTCTCGGCCGAGCAGTGCCAATGCTTGGCGGTCAAGGCTTCGTCGGAAGGCGACAGCATGGCCAGCGAACGCCGCGCGTTGACGATCACGGCTGCGCCCCACGGCCTTTCGGAAGACGAGCGGCTGAAGATCCAGGTGCTTTGGGCCAGCGAGTTGGAAGCCCGTAACCATTCGGCGGCGGAGGCGCTGACCACCTATTACCACATCGCCCAGGCAGAGGCGGACCGCCCCATCCTGGCCAAGAGCTTGCAGGAGATCGACGACGCGCTCGCCAATGTGGGCCGACTGCGGCAGCACGGCGTGCAGGTGCCTTTCGACGACGGCGAACTGAAGCGGCAACGGCTGGCCTTGCTCGACAAGCAGCTTGAGCTTACCGGCCAGCTCGACCAGCTCAACGCAAAGCTCGTGCAGCTTTTGGGACTGAGCACGCCGGAAGTTCGGCCGCGACTATGGCCGACGGCCGACTTGACGGTCGTGGTTGCTCCCTCCGACATCGACCTGGCGGTGGCGGTGGGCGTTGCGACGCGTCCGGAGCTGCGGCTGCTGTCGTCGCTGCGCTCGTCGCTGAAGGCCAAAAACGTCGCCATCACTCGCGGCGTGGTGGGCGGAGCGAGCACCCTTGTCGGCTCGCAGAGCAAGTTCACCGGTCTGGTGTCGCTCTTGGACTTCCCCGCGATACTCGGACAACGCCGGGCAAATCGACGCGAGCTGCCCACCCGCCAGCGGCAATTGGCGGAGCATTACGAGCAACGCCGGCGGGAGGTGACGGCGGAGATTCAGCAGGCCGTGCTCGAAGCCGAATCGAGCTTGCGGCGGACGGCCGTCGAGAAAGAAACGGTCGTCGCTTGGCGCGCCCAGCTCGACGAGCTTGCCGAGAAGAAGCGGATCGACGAGGCCACTTTTGTCGACATCACACGGGCCCGGCTGCGGCGGCTGGAGGCGGAAAGCGACGAGATCGAGCAAATCGTCGCCTGGAAAATCGCGCTGGTGAAAGTCAAAGAGGCGCAGGGCGTGCTCGTCACCGAGTGCCAAGGCGCGCATTGCGGATTTCTCGATTTCCCGGTGATTCACGAGACGAGCGGCGGTCCGACGGCGGAATTCCATACACCGGAAGACGGCTTGCCGGAACCGCCGCGCGACGCAGCCGACACGGATGAGACTGACGAGGAACCTGTGCTGAAGAATCTCGGCGATCCGGTCTCGGTCCTCAAGTCGGCGGCCGTGCCGACGACAGGAGCGGGCGGCACGCCCAGCCAAGGACCGCGGGGGGACACGTCGATCGGCGAGTCGGATCTGCCGGACATGGCCGTGGAACCGCCGCAGGCGGACGAGACGGTGAACCCCTGA